GGTTTCATATGGCAGTTTTAATACTGTGGCTTTGCGAAAAGCATCCAGGGCCTCATGTGGATCCAAGGCCTTTGACAATACACTCTGCTGGTAAAAAGTATCTAGGAATGAAGAGATGTACAACTGAAATTACTTCAAAATTGCATTCTACATTACCAAGAACAGTAAAACGACAGATATCACTGTACTGGCTCAGAAGAATGAATTACGAATGGCTTATGGGCCTCACAGTCAAATGTATATGCTTTTGGGTATAAGAGCTCAATTACTTTGTTCAAGCATCCAATCGAGAGTTTCTTCAACAGAACCTGTAGCAAGGAGTTTCTTCCTGACATCTTGTTCATTGGCATCTGGTATAACACCCAGTATTTCACTTAGCATTCCATCAAAGTTCTGCATATGGAAAGATGTCAAGATGTCAAAATTGGAAGGATGTAACTGAGTACCCTTGTTAATTTTCCTGTCACACTTAATTCCTAAATTCCTGGAGTATTTCAGGTTCGCCTTTAACTCCTAGAaactataaataattattgggtGCTGTGAGCTGCATTATCTTACATTGctatttaaatttaaagaaatataGTATGATgtcatgtatttcttttattttataatgagctaaataaatatttgtaattgttattgttgttgaaCACAAAGGTTCAGTGAATTCCCTGGTAAATAAACCAGCTACAAACAGCTGTACCATtgacttttttattttatttttctcgaatatgTTGATTGTAGGGTTTTACAAGTACTGTGGATGCTCAGTAACACACTATTACTTTACAAGTTGTGAAACTATGCTATAcatcattttccttcatttgtcaatTTGAAGAACATAATTCATAAAGATTACATGACAGTGTACTGAGGAAAGAGCCTCTGTTAACTctattttgaattttctttcactcGCATCTACAACCTCTTGAACTTCTGATCTTTGAGTGAATTAACTCACCTTTCCACTCACTGGTGCAGCCAAGAATTCATCTGTGGGGTGTCTAATCCAAAACGGAAGAGATTAATGTACATAAAGTCAAATGGTTGTTAACAACAACTGATGACTTGCCTAACATGTGGACCAGATATTCATTACCAAGAGGAATGAACAGTACACTACTTCTAGTAATAACTAGAGAATACAAGTACGGTACTGTTAATGGCAATCGTGTAACCCCAATTCCGATATAGACTGATAACTTCattatttatataatttattcTACCTCTCCTCTTTGCTGGATGTATTATCTGCTATCTTTGTTACAGCCTATTGGAGCAGcccaaaaaaattacaaagtataTAACAAACCTACGATGGGTACCTCTAAGAAGGATTAAAAGCATCATGAAACAAAAGTACTAGCATCTCATACCTTCACAGATGGTTCAGTGTTTAGGTTTCCAGAATTCCTGAAATGGTTAGAGTTCTGACCTTTTAAACCATGAGAACATAACAATACTACTGTACTGTCTTATGgtgcataattataataatacacTGCAGATACATACATTTCCAGCTATTTCATCATTAACTAATATGTTcacaaaatttggttgaatgATTTTAATTATTTCTCTAACTTGAGAATGCATCATTTGGTCTTCCTAATATGAATGTAAATTTTCTTGAGGAAGATAAGATTTTTAACACAAACCTTTGAACGATAGGTGCCTGTATCACATCACCATCCTTTTCATCCCTCAAAACCTATGCCAAGAAAATGCAACTGTTTCTTTTAGTATACTTCAGTGATTTTGAATTTTCTAACATgtagtaaaaaaacaaaacccagAAACTTCAAAACCAGTTCAAATGTACAGTAATACAAACAATAAGAAGTTAGGAGTTGTGATGAACAATGGCCTTCAATGGCGGTAATGAATGAAGCACGTAGAGTGTTTTTCACAGAGTTTGTAGAAGAAAACTGCAATGATCAGAGGAAATTGTCCTTGGCCACTAAGAGATTGCTTGGGAGAGAGAACGTGATGGAGTATCCTCAATTTGATGATAAGATCGCCCTTGCTAACAAGTTTAGTGATTTCTTTATTCAGAAGATTGACTCAATACAGACTAAACTTGACAACATGTCCTCGACCCCTCCTTTCTGCACTGCAAACGAGCGCGTGTCTGATGTACCCTTTATTGAGAGGTTTAATACACTCAGTCAATCTGATGTCCGAAAACTCATTGAGTCCACACCCAAAAAATCATGCTTACTGGATCCTATGCCAACAACACTTGTTATCGGCTGCATCGATGTCTTGCTACCTGTAATAACTAAGATTATAAACTCATCGCTACAGTCAGGTGTATTCGCTGTTCAATGGAAATGTGCGCTAGTCTCTCCGTTACTTAAGAAGCCTGGTCTTGAATTATTGCTGAAGAATTATCGCCCCGTTAGTAATTTGCAGTATATTTCGAAGCTTACAGAGAAGGCCGTTTTCCAACAAACGCACAGTCACATGTCTATAAACTCATTATATCCTGAGCTTCAGTCATCGTACCGCCAACACCACAGTACGGAAACAGCCTTGCTGAAAGTGATGAATGATATTCTCCTGAATATGAACTCTCAGCAAGTCACACTTATGGTGTTGTTGGATCTTAGCGCAGCTTTCGACACTGTCAATCATCACATTCTGTTGGATAGACTTGATAAGGTCATTGGAATGCGCGGCGTCACGCTCGAGTGGTTTCGTTCATACCTTTCTGATCGTTGCCAACAAGTCTGCATTGATGGATCTCTGTCTAATCAACAGTATCTTAACTGTGGTGTACCACAGGGGTCCTGTTTAGGTCCTCTGCTTTTTGTTACGTACACTTCTACGCTTTTCAAGGTTATCGAACGTCATCTCCCAGAGGCTCACTGCTACGCTGATGATACCCAGCTTTACGTCAGCTTTAAGCCTGGTGAGGTTAACGCCCAGGATGAGGCCATTTGTGCAATGGAGGATTGCATTAAAGATATCAGGAACTGGCTTATTGAAAGTCGGCTGTTGcttaatgatgacaaaactgaatttttagttATCGGAACTCGACATcaattaagtaaagtaagttCATCAGTAGTTCATGTAGGTGATCACTTGATTAATTCTTCGGTTAGCGTAAGAAATTTGGGTTCGGTATTTGACAATTCCCTTAGTATGGATTCTCACATAACTCAAGTTTGTAAGACCGCTTTTTATCATATTCACAATATCCGTAAAATTTCTAAATACCTTTCACGGGAATCCCTTAAAACGTTAGTTCATGCTTTCGTTACGTCCAGActcgattattgtaatagcctaTTTTACGGCCTTCCTAAACATCATATAAGTAAACTTCAACGAGTACAGAACGCTGCAGCCAGATTAGTAACGAGCACTAGAAAGTATGATCATATCACACCAGTTTTATATAACCTTCATTGGCTACCTGTGTTTTACcgcatttatttcaaaattttaattcttacatttaaggctattcaTAATATGTCACCTAGCTATATAAGTAACCTAGTGTCTATTAAGTCGTGTTCTGCTTATTCTCTCCGATCAAattcttcattaattttggacCGTCCCAAAGGGCGTATACTCTCTACATTGGGAGCTCGTTCTTTCTATGCTGCCGCCCCCACACTGTGGAACAGCCTCCCAGCAAATATTCGGGATATTACATCACTTAGTATTTTTAAGAAGAATCTGAAGACATACCTTTTTAGTCTAGCTTACAACAAGTAATTCTTAGCAGTGGCATTTGGGGGCTTGGGGGTGGTCAACTGTGCATTTTTCGTTTcgggttttattttttttaatagattcttgtaaagcgcttttgatcatttatcATGTTAAAAGGCGCTATATTAAgtggaaattattattattattattatggcctAGAAGCAACACAAAGGGTCACCAAACATGAATGTCTACTGTAACATCTTGCCAAAGAGAGTGCAAACAAATTGTTTGTGGCAATTCCCTACTTACAAGGTGAAACTAAACTACATGTAAGTTTAAACTTAAATTCGGAAAGTGTAAGTACTGtggctgaagtatttttgttgaCACTATTACTGCAACTTTTTAACCCTAATCCCTCCATCACACACCTCATATTCACTGCCTGCCTGTTTGGATGTCTCTCCACAACAAGACTTATCGTGGTCTTCCCATGATGTCAATGGGACCTGATCCTTACGATTAAGACATGTTACCTTGGGGGCATTTTCCAAACCATCAGGCTTGCTTTCcttaagggaaaaaaaattaataaaattattgctgCCTAACGGGTCTCAACTCGCCACTGCAAAAAggcaatttttcctttttttaaccaaGTCTTGCATTACACACTCAGCCCAGACTAAAATATGGTGGAACTTTGCTTTCTTGTATATCCTGTGAATAAtttgcacaaagacaccacttagcaggggagtgacaggcaagacttttaccgacacggaaaataataaaacggagaaatcgacccattttccgactgggattgccatacggcaacccagtaattaaaatTGAGACTCCAACTGAGTCAAAATCATTTTGACCTACAACATATAATAGACACCTCATGAATGACCTGTTGTAAGGTCTTTGGTCGTTTTTGCTAATGAACCTGTAACATTATGTCATGCAATAAAGTTTTTTACATCACATGACTGGTTTTCCAATCATGTAACACTGCAGTAATTTCACTTGTACCTGTTTTTACTGTTTATCCTTTTTTGAAGTTTATTTGTCTTGGATTCAAGCTAGCTTAGTGATTGTCTACTCCTGGTTTCTTTTACAGGTGAATGTTTAAGTACCCTTACCCTGGCCTAATGCATCATTAGGGCACACTTTCTTAAAGTAGTGTTTAGGCCTGGGGTTCGGATTGCTAGGACTGGCAACTGTGACATGTGATCTTCAACAGAAACCAACATTTACATATTTTCACGAGAGAagccaccctgcgagcagagcctcttttatctttttCCTTCGTACACGGAAAAAATAGGCTCTGCACAAATCTAGTCCATCCTTTGAAGTCGCCGTAGCCCCAGTTCTTGGGATAGTCATTCCGGTTTGCTCtcgtcaaactggtttttcAAGAGCGAGCATCAATTTTTGGGAGAAACCGATGATCGAAACTGAGCCCGCCGGAAGCAAGTAAAAATGGCGGCGAAAGATCCGGCGAAAGGAGACCGTGAGAAAACGCTTGAAGATGCTCTGCTTCGTGTTGTATCCAACTTTGAAAATGTGCATGATCTGAGCAAGCAACAGTCAGCTGCTATTAAGTCTTTCGCATCTGGGACAGATACTTTCGTATCTTTGCCCACCGGGCACGGAAAATCCCTTATTTATCAACTTGCGATCCCGCTCGCCAAAGAGTTGCGAATGTACTCTGGACTCTTTTCTCTACCCATCCGTCCGATTTTGTTGGTTGTGTCACCACTAAATGCCCTGATCGACGACCAGATCCGATCTTGTGAGGTTTTTGGTGTAAAATGTGTAAAGCTCGAGGAATTTAAAGAGGGCGATTCCGTCGATTTGTTGTTTTCTAGTCCAGAGACTTTGGAAAAGCACTACGAAGATTTATCAAATCTGAGCGAAAATATTTTTCGCGTCGTTATTCATGAAACGCATTGCGTGGTTACTTGGTGAGTTGCCTTTCTTTTTCCAGCTTGATACACACAGGAAAAAATTCCTAAAACACATCAGTGGTTTTGAAAATGGTAATTACCGTAAATCCCATTAAGAAACCATTGATGGAAAAACAGAACAATTTCCATTGATGGTTTTCATAGTTAAAACCATCATTGGTTAATAAACATGAAACATCGTGTGTTTTACTTAAAATACATGCATGTTTCTCCAACTTCACATCATGGTTTTCTGCAAAAGAACATTAAATGGATTTGAGAATGGTAATTTTCCTAAACCCATTCACAAAAACAGTAATGGAATCTATCACACTTAACATTCATGGTTTTATGAATAAAACCCTAAATGGTTAAAAATCAGAAAACATTTAGGTTTTTAGTTAATATACATGTGTGTTTCTTGAACTCCTTGTGATGGTTTTTTGTTGAAGAACATTAATGGTTTTGAGGAGTGTAATTTCCCTAAGTCCCATTCTAAAATCCATTGATGGCAAACAGCAATTTTCCTTAATGGTTTTCATCAACAAAAACCATCATTGGTTAACAAGCTAGAAACATCCTGTGTTTTACTTAAAAAACACATTTACCTCTCTAAGACCTACCCAtgttttttcccaatacagCATGAATGGTTTTTAAGGGTAAAACAACAATAGAGCAGACAATAGTTGAAAAGCAGAAAACTTgtgttttatttaaaattctaaTAAGTctactttttaacttttttatataAAATGTTTTACACTGATGTTTGTTAGATAATCAGATGCCAGTGATGCAACATATCAATGTCAACACTCCTTGAAGCAAGTAACATTTTAAACAAACTATTAAGACATTTAATATGAACATGGCTAGTCCATTTGAAAATGCATCTAAGGCCATTTTCATCTTATACCCACACTCACATATCAATATATACTTAACaattttatttataaataaagaATGATTTCTTGAGCAGTCCAAGGCTTATTGTGCATGTCCACTGCAAGCAGACTGACAATATACATTCATTCATCACTTTTTGAACAACGGAGTTATTAATTCCTCTCAATATAAATTAAGGTGGGGTATAAGAATGAGGAAGGATTGAAATTGACCTTTAGCATTGTTCAGAATACAATGGGTGTCTGAAAACTTATCATTAAAGCATATGTGACATAACACAAAACTTTAAATATTTGTATAACCTGAGAAGATGTAGAGAAATAACTGAACAGCAGTAACGTAAAGCATGATAAAGCATGTTTATGAGAACATGCATGCTTGCAAGCATAATAAGTCAGTAAACTTTGAGCTTTTGAACCTTGTCTCTCGTAAAATCTCGCGGGTTTGGACTGTTAATCTTTATAAAGTTCTCTTTCAGAAAGGTCTTTGCCAGTGCCAGTGCCATGCTGTCTTTGGAAGAAGTGTTGCAGgaaagtttaaatttctttgcacCTGAAACTAACTGTTGCTTTGATACATCACCATATTTGATTGCAGAGAACGTAACTGTGATGATCAGTTTGGCACCTTGCAGTGACAAATCTGAAAGACATCAAGCATTGAACATGACTGGTCATATCAACAAAGAATTTAAATCAATTGAATCTATGTTAAGCATTGTCAAAAATTCTGTCCCCAAACTGTACATACCCTCTTCATTTTCATAGCTTTCATCTTTGTCACTACTGCTTGAACTCAGTATGTCTGTGTCACCTCCCTCATCCTCGGCACCACTGGCCTCTAGCTCAGATGAACTGGAACTCACTTTGAGTTTTTTAATGGTACGTTTGTCTGGCTATAACAAAATGCATTAAAACCATTACAAACATGAAACATACAAATAATAGCATTCTGAATGCAATAATAATTTCAGTGACCTAACTTTAGCTTTTTATGTGACCAATGCATTATCCAGTGCTTAAGTACAGGCAGTTGAGGTATATTTAAACTGCCACCATGTCTTCATTTAAGATGTCAAGAAAAGTTGCTGGACACCAGCCACAACTTAAGTGTTGGTTCCCAAAGGCTCAGATGATCATGAAACCCAGCCTTTGGATTGTCATTTTATCAAAACCCTAGTACAGTGTTTgtgacaaaaacttgaatatagGCCCAGGTGTGCTAGCCAAGGGTAAATGCACATCGATATCATGGAACATTAAAATACCGGAGTTCATGTCTGGTTCAATccgaaatttaaaattgtttctTAAAAGGTTAAATCCATTTACATGATTACTGTCATTCAGCCCTGTATGTTGATTGcttgtgtacatgtatgtgtcttTAAACTGagttaaataaaatgaaactaaCCTTTGTGTAGTCATGTCCTTTGCGAATTCTACGACGTCTTTCATTCAGAACGTCCAGGATATGCTGATGAATTCCTTCCCTGTTAAAGCCTGCCGGTTCGAAACTGCAAGTCTCTTCCAGTGTGGAGACCAAGGTTTCAAGCTCTTTAGTAGCAGCAGGATCATTTTTGAAGACAGGGAGATTATTACCAGGCCACTTTTCTAGTGCTGCATTACTAACAGCTTTTCTTCTGGAAATTAATCAACAGCAGTAATAGATAAGTTCTGAATTAAAACGCAAGCTTAACAGTGCTAATCAGCATGTACCTCTCAAGTCTTATATATTTCCCAAAAAGAAACTGCCTTTTTTGGTTTATTTCGCCGAAAAGCATGATAACCACGTTGCACACACTGGGCTTTTTACGGTTTCTCCCAATCACCAGAGGAATCCCTgatgcaccggtggctcagttggttaagcaccgggctgtcacgcgggaggtcgtgagttcaactccggccggaccaacactcagggtctttaaataactgaggagaaagtgctgtctttgtaatgacatctgcaaatgattagactttcaagtcttctcggataaggacaataaaccggaggtcccgtctcacaaaccttgttcacatataactctgtgggacgttaaagaacccacacactattcgaaaagagtaggggacgtggttcccggtgttgtggtctatcttcatcacttacatcatcactcatcatgggttgggagggttcagtgggctcataaatggactgatagcggctgccatcggcgcccttagtatgctgatgtccgagcccactgcaaaaatgctatgtaaataggacacgtatgtttgtcctatcaatcaatcgcgacattactACGCGACATTACTACTTTTAACCGCATTTGATCGCCTACAGTACTCAACCCGCAGGCAGCAAACTGAGTGGCGTTGCCATCTTTCGCCAGTATTTTTAGTGCTTTCCCATCAATTCTCTGTTCTGTTTTAAAGAGTGAAGGGCGAAAAGGAACCGTAAATCCTTGTAATAATAAGACGTAGGTATATATTTAAACTCGAATGTAGCTAAGACCAAGGAAGATTTGGAGCTGGTTCACGATGAAATAACAACTGTCAACATTACGTAAATTGCACTTAGTAAGACCTACTGACCTTCGAATTTTTTGGCCACTTCGTCGTTGTACTGTTCTCTTATAATTTGAGAAACATCCTCCACAGTCCACTCCGTTAACTGCTTTGACGACTTCGACTTCGAACTCTCCATAGTTTTATGCAGTTAGCTTGAACTTCGAAAAGCGAAATGAACAGGCCGCGAAAATTCGGAGAAGATCTTCTCAGAATTTCGCGCCATTTTCAAGGGGATGACCATATTTGGATAACAAAGCCCCTGACTTTCGCGCCGTTATCCAAATAAGGTCTAACTCGTGACTTGTTCAAAACTtgtcccagtcctctcacgcTTGACAGTTTTCCCACTGGTTGAGTGCAAAAGCATGAAATATATATGAGGATGAGATGTTTGTTGCTGTACTGTTTTTGCTTATTCATTTTAATTTGTGACATGAAAAGAAGTTGGAGTCGAAGGGAAATCGTTCGATGTTACTGCAGGGAACTTTCTTACGCTCACGTCCACTGCCCGTGTACGTCCTGCAACGGGAAACCTGTTTCGTCTTCTGTTGAGTTAAGACATTGGCAGTGGCAAAATTCTATAGAATTGGCCGACCCTTCTCTTGATCTTGGTAAGTGTGTTTTCTATGTTTTCTcaaagacaacattattattagACTATTAAAGGCGGGGACACTTTAGCTGCCAAATGCACCGCGGCGAGGACGAAAGAGGTCAAAATGCCTTGGCCCCATGCATGATCATCCACAATCAACAATGTAGGATTTTTCATCAATAAAGATTACATATAGAGTAGCTAGAGTGCCACTTTAAGTATTTTTATAATGTGGGATTTTTCTGCCTTTCCTTTTTCAATTGTTTGTAATAGTATTACACACTGTTGATATAAAACACTTCACAGTCTTCACAGGAAGCAAAATGTAATATTGTTTTATATAACATACAGTGAATCAAACGGCTACAAAACTTTGGTGCAATGTAGCAGTGAGTTCCAAAAGGGATTAATTTATGCTCATCATTATGTGGATCCACGTTGTTTCTACGATTTAACAGTGTATATGTACTTTTCTTATGCATATGGTTTACAAAGAACTGTCTTATCCCTTAAATTATCCCACAGCTCAGAGGCTGGGTTATCAGATGAAGGTAATTTACATGTGTGTGAAGCTGAAGCTGACTATCATGTTGAAGATACTGGTAGTGGTGTAAATAGGGATAGTTTGTTTGACTCCAGGGGTGAATGTGACTTTGAAGTAGAGGAGCTACCTACAAGAGGACAGCCAGAATCAGATGAAAATTCAGGAGAGCTTAGGAAAGAAATTGTATGTGCCATATGCCGAGCACTTATGTTGGTTAACCAAATGCATGGGTCGTTGAATGACTTTGAAGAAGTCTTAGTTTTTGCTAAAGACTTGTTTTGTCGTAGTAACGAAAGTCTCACAGCGCATTGGCCAAGGAACTGGCGAGAAACTGTAGCGCTTCTTAAGGAATTTGGTTACAAGGAGCCAAAAGAGTTCAGTATCTGCCTTGATGAAAGTCACCCTTGTGACTGGGATGTGATGGATTCCCCCAATGCAACATGTAGACATTGTGGAAAGAATGgaaaaataaaatacttttaCCTTGGGCTTTCGGAAAAGATACGAACATGGTTCTCAGATCCTAGTATGTGCAAGAAAATGCTAGCTCATTGGGTTAACAGAGAAGCATGGCTCAGTGGAACAGGCCCAAATTTTGAGTTGAAAGAGGTGTGGGATGAGAGTCGTTTTAATGAACTTAAGTGGTTTTGGGACCCAGATGAGGAGTGGGCATTACCATACAAATGTAAGTTTTGCGGCCAAGTTATTAGTGTCGAAGAAATTAAAGCCTTCCCTGAAAAGGATGGTGTTTACACTATACAATGTGAAGAGTGTGGGGACAGAACAGACCATCagctgaaatttgctcgtggtGAGCCTCGCAATATTGCCCTCTTGGGTCATTGGGATGGTTGGCTGCCATTTGGATCACCTGGTCGAAATAGCTGTGGTAAGTTAAAAGACTGATTAAACTGACTTTGCTATCAAAGGTCCTAATTTCTTCCACTTTACAATCATGAATAGGTAACTATTTATGTTTTGGCTCCTTTTTGGAGTTTCTCCTAGCAACATGTTCCCATTTTCTGTCAGAAGCATTTAGAGTTAtactttgttgtaatattttagGATCAATGCTGATTTCAACTTTCAACTGTCTTTTTTGACAGGAGCCATAGAGGTCTCTATAGCAAACATGTACAAAGAAGACCGAAGTGCAACAGACGAGGTGTATGTTGTTGGCTTTGTGCCAAGTTACTTGTTACCAAAAAGGCAACCAAATGCACTAGATCCATTCCTTGAGCCTCTCATCTCAGAGATTGAGGACATCTTTATTGATGGTATTGCAATTTGTTTTACACTAATATAATTTTAAGCTAAACTGATTACCTTCTCTAACCTGCTACAGAGGTTCCTGAAAGTTTTCTGGAGGTGgggatattttccaaaaaacgcattttaattattgtaaaaccatgcaataattattgcaataaTATTACATTTTAATAGAACCAAGTCTAATAATATTTTGTTGGTCTGTAACCAAATTCATGTCAAGGGTA
The Montipora capricornis isolate CH-2021 chromosome 10, ASM3666992v2, whole genome shotgun sequence genome window above contains:
- the LOC138018758 gene encoding uncharacterized protein; amino-acid sequence: MESSKSKSSKQLTEWTVEDVSQIIREQYNDEVAKKFEEQRIDGKALKILAKDGNATQFAACGLSTVGDQMRRKAVSNAALEKWPGNNLPVFKNDPAATKELETLVSTLEETCSFEPAGFNREGIHQHILDVLNERRRRIRKGHDYTKPDKRTIKKLKVSSSSSELEASGAEDEGGDTDILSSSSSDKDESYENEEDLSLQGAKLIITVTFSAIKYGDVSKQQLVSGAKKFKLSCNTSSKDSMALALAKTFLKENFIKINSPNPRDFTRDKVQKLKVY